A single region of the Triticum dicoccoides isolate Atlit2015 ecotype Zavitan chromosome 2B, WEW_v2.0, whole genome shotgun sequence genome encodes:
- the LOC119360413 gene encoding uncharacterized protein LOC119360413, which produces MLTSLKTLTVESSDGLVEPLKRQGEVEWQLPVECIEINRLNGNSGKELTALLPHLPRLSKLEIIECKNIKQLVVGVDLQQTTPVTSEIEEDEITAAEEENDDGVLLLPIQLCDSLRELEFDGCSEMVLVDPPTHVPGGGWLQALRCVQRLRIEGSTKFLSTFFFSCHMFPSSLQFLSLKEVEGLGTLEPLSNLSSLTRLELWNCGRDLKCQGLWSLLTTGGQLNELKVLGSPRFFAAWDPNPKLALDDVGGEEWREQLASSTLRGLCTDYATGLLTAPICSFLSSLTELELLGYGFEGMEHFSNEQEDALQLLSSHQQLKFSNFHNIQQLPAGLRNLTCLKLLSIRVCPAISSLPSDGLPESLQELNVEFCYNQELKQQCRELVGTIPKVSIR; this is translated from the coding sequence ATGCTAACCTCGTTGAAGACATTGACTGTAGAAAGTTCAGATGGTCTGGTTGAACCACTAAAACGTCAGGGTGAGGTGGAATGGCAGCTCCCTGTTGAGTGTATTGAGATCAACCGCTTAAATGGTAATAGTGGGAAAGAACTGACAGCGCTCCTTCCCCACCTCCCAAGGCTCTCTAAATTGGAAATAATAGAATGTAAAAACATAAAACAATTGGTTGTGGGGGTGGATCTGCAACAAACAACACCAGTAACATCAGAGATAGAGGAAGATGAAATAACAGCAGCAGAAGAGGAAAATGATGATGGGGTGCTGCTCTTACCAATTCAGCTTTGCGACTCATTACGGGAATTGGAGTTTGATGGCTGCTCAGAGATGGTCCTGGTGGACCCACCAACTCATGTTCCTGGAGGAGGATGGCTCCAAGCCTTGCGATGCGTCCAAAGATTAAGAATAGAAGGCTCCACAAAGTTTCTATCCACCTTCTTTTTTTCATGTCACATGTTCCCTTCCTCCCTGCAGTTCCTGAGTCTCAAGGAAGTGGAGGGATTGGGGACACTGGAACCCCTCTCAAACCTCTCCTCTCTTACCAGATTAGAATTGTGGAATTGCGGAAGGGATCTGAAATGTCAGGGCTTGTGGTCTCTCCTTACCACCGGGGGTCAGCTCAACGAACTAAAAGTCTTAGGCAGCCCTAGGTTCTTTGCTGCTTGGGATCCCAATCCCAAACTAGCGCTGGACGACGTTGGAGGAGAAGAGTGGCGGGAACAACTTGCTTCATCAACACTGCGGGGGCTCTGCACCGATTATGCAACGGGGCTCCTTACTGCACCCATCTGCAGCTTCCTCTCTTCCCTCACTGAACTGGAACTTTTGGGGTATGGATTCGAAGGGATGGAGCACTTCAGCAATGAGCAAGAGGACGCCCTTCAGCTCCTCTCCTCCCACCAGCAACTTAAGTTTTCGAATTTCCACAATATTCAGCAACTCCCTGCAGGGCTCCGCAACCTTACCTGCCTCAAGTTATTATCAATCCGAGTATGTCCAGCCATCTCGTCCTTGCCCAGCGATGGCCTCCCCGAATCACTGCAAGAGCTAAATGTCGAATTCTGCTACAACCAGGAGTTGAAACAGCAGTGCAGGGAGTTAGTGGGAACCATCCCAAAAGTCAGTATACGCTAA
- the LOC119367084 gene encoding noroxomaritidine synthase 1-like: protein MSILLSQELLISTVLVVLGSLYCLYLRASSRSKNQSVLPTNWPILHMFPSFVSNLHNLHDYFTLVLAGSGHSFRAHGPPGTRMRFFITCDPANVRHIFTTNYANFPKGTRFADTFDIMDGSLFTIDGEPWRRQRAKVKGLLGSPRLVANMVACCCSKVENDLLPLFSHMSSTDTPFDMQHLMSRLMFDLAAMPLFGVDPGLLSSEMPPMDVAVAMDTVMEVGCFRHMMPSSFWKLMRWLNIGPERKLNAAHTLLRRFIKEMMERRKIKTGQVNNDDEEEGVDIVSSFLDDPYYANDDLFRAIIIGYMLAARDTVGTALTWIFYCLAQNPNIVSIMRNELSPIASHKVVAGVGTMVIFEPAETKSLAYVRAVLYETLRLYPPAPTELKTVVADDTMPSGHEVHAGDAIFISLHSMGRMEGIWGKDCLDYNPDRWLSKDRNSLRYVPSHKFLAFNSGPRMCLGKDIAVMQMMTVVASTLWNFDVHLLEGQSIEPKASCILEMKNGLMVKLKKRDV from the coding sequence ATGTCAATTCTGCTCTCTCAAGAGCTGCTCATCTCCACAGTACTAGTGGTACTTGGTTCCCTGTACTGCTTGTACTTGAGGGCTAGTTCTAGATCAAAGAACCAATCAGTGCTCCCCACAAATTGGCCAATACTCCACATGTTCCCTTCCTTTGTCTCCAACCTCCACAACTTGCATGACTATTTCACCCTAGTCCTTGCTGGATCCGGCCATAGCTTCAGGGCGCATGGCCCTCCTGGCACCAGGATGCGGTTCTTCATCACATGCGACCCTGCCAATGTCCGACACATCTTCACAACCAATTACGCCAACTTCCCCAAGGGCACGAGGTTTGCCGATACATTCGACATCATGGACGGCAGCCTCTTCACCATTGATGGTGAACCGTGGCGTCGGCAGCGCGCCAAAGTCAAGGGCTTGCTTGGTAGCCCGCGACTAGTAGCCAATATGGTGGCTTGCTGCTGTAGCAAGGTGGAGAATGACCTCCTCCCGTTGTTTAGCCACATGTCAAGCACAGACACTCCATTTGACATGCAACATCTGATGTCTAGGTTAATGTTTGACCTGGCTGCTATGCCTCTCTTCGGCGTTGATCCTGGCCTCCTATCATCGGAAATGCCACCCATGGATGTTGCGGTTGCCATGGACACAGTCATGGAGGTGGGATGTTTTCGGCACATGATGCCGTCTTCTTTCTGGAAACTGATGAGGTGGTTAAACATTGGTCCTGAGCGAAAGCTCAATGCGGCGCACACACTGCTACGAAGGTTCATcaaggagatgatggagaggaggaagatcaagacggggcaagttaataatgatgatgaagaagagggtGTGGATATTGTATCTTCCTTCCTCGATGACCCATACTACGCTAATGATGACTTGTTTCGTGCTATCATCATTGGTTACATGCTCGCTGCAAGGGACACAGTTGGAACGGCCCTGACATGGATCTTCTACTGCCTCGCCCAGAACCCTAACATTGTGTCAATCATGCGCAATGAACTCTCACCGATTGCATCACACAAAGTAGTAGCTGGTGTTGGCACTATGGTGATATTTGAGCCGGCTGAGACCAAATCTTTAGCCTATGTTAGGGCTGTGTTGTATGAGACTCTCAGGTTGTACCCGCCGGCACCTACTGAGCTCAAGACGGTGGTCGCCGACGATACAATGCCGAGTGGCCATGAGGTGCATGCCGGCGATGCCATCTTTATTTCTCTCCATTCCATGGGGAGAATGGAAGGCATATGGGGTAAGGACTGTCTCGACTATAACCCAGATAGGTGGCTCTCGAAGGATCGCAACAGTCTGAGGTATGTACCATCTCACAAGTTCTTGGCCTTCAACTCAGGGCCAAGGATGTGCCTCGGTAAGGACATCGCGGTCATGCAGATGATGACGGTCGTCGCCTCAACACTATGGAACTTTGATGTGCATCTGTTGGAAGGGCAAAGCATCGAGCCCAAGGCATCTTGTATACTAGAGATGAAAAACGGGCTTATGGTTAAGCTGAAGAAGCGAGACGTGTAA